A window of the Haloarcula litorea genome harbors these coding sequences:
- a CDS encoding HAD family hydrolase, translating into MARDYDFWLFDLDGTLVDVDPSYPVDVMTRVGDRLGHGFTDEESLTLWYGQGDARRSVLSDRGVDPERFWSVFHEEEDPQARAAATYLYDDAERFVAAREEPVGLVTHCQDYLTAPVLSHLGIDDWFDAVVCCDDDVGWKPDPEPVHRAMRDIGVARDGPAGALVGDNPGDIGAARNAGLDGIHIQRESVLARDRCVRGDRRVTSLLDL; encoded by the coding sequence ATGGCCCGTGACTACGACTTCTGGCTGTTCGACCTCGACGGCACGCTCGTCGACGTCGACCCGTCGTACCCCGTCGACGTGATGACGCGAGTCGGCGACAGGCTCGGTCACGGGTTCACCGACGAGGAGTCGCTGACGCTGTGGTACGGCCAGGGCGACGCCCGCCGGTCGGTGCTGTCCGACCGCGGCGTCGATCCCGAGCGGTTCTGGTCGGTGTTCCACGAGGAGGAGGACCCCCAGGCACGGGCCGCGGCGACGTACCTCTACGACGACGCCGAGCGGTTCGTCGCCGCCCGCGAGGAACCGGTCGGGCTGGTCACGCACTGCCAGGACTACCTCACCGCGCCGGTGCTCTCACACCTGGGCATCGACGACTGGTTCGACGCCGTGGTCTGCTGTGACGACGACGTCGGCTGGAAGCCCGACCCCGAGCCCGTCCACCGGGCGATGCGTGACATCGGCGTGGCTCGCGACGGTCCCGCCGGCGCGCTGGTCGGCGACAACCCCGGCGACATCGGCGCGGCCCGGAACGCGGGCCTGGACGGCATCCACATCCAGCGGGAGTCCGTCCTCGCCCGGGACCGCTGCGTGCGTGGCGACCGGCGGGTCACCTCGCTGTTGGACCTCTAG
- a CDS encoding molybdopterin-binding protein encodes MAGAAPRDTDECSLETARRQLGSYAVPVDRTDRVPLSVATGRVLATDASAREAVPDADVAPGDPVFESGRQVRPADVGLLKAAGVDELLVRQRPQVGIVPTGDELVQRGAAAGERVETAGFTLSQYADRWGGKVTYRDVVADDAPALRMAVQRDLTRDVVVVTGTEPGDAVREVVRELGDLFADRVAVSPGREIGLAVVRDRPVLLFPESPMAARVGAVQLLRPLLKSFSGAPLRDHPSRTTTLVGDVETDPEADAFVPVELAPDAATPLSGTDLGTATAADGWLPVPVGETGPAAGEQGTVEDWDYLP; translated from the coding sequence ATGGCTGGGGCCGCGCCGCGAGACACCGACGAGTGCAGTCTGGAGACCGCCCGCCGCCAGCTGGGGAGCTACGCCGTGCCGGTCGACCGCACCGACCGGGTCCCGCTGTCGGTCGCCACGGGCCGCGTGCTGGCGACGGACGCCAGCGCCCGCGAGGCGGTCCCCGACGCCGACGTCGCTCCCGGCGACCCCGTGTTCGAGTCCGGACGGCAGGTCCGGCCGGCCGACGTGGGGCTGCTCAAGGCCGCCGGCGTCGACGAACTGCTCGTCCGCCAGCGCCCGCAGGTGGGGATCGTGCCGACCGGGGACGAACTCGTCCAGCGCGGGGCCGCCGCCGGCGAGCGCGTCGAGACGGCGGGGTTCACGCTCTCGCAGTACGCCGACCGCTGGGGCGGGAAGGTCACGTACCGCGACGTGGTCGCCGACGACGCGCCCGCCTTACGGATGGCGGTCCAGCGCGATCTCACCCGGGACGTGGTGGTCGTCACCGGGACGGAACCGGGCGACGCCGTCCGCGAGGTGGTGCGGGAGCTGGGCGACCTCTTCGCCGACCGCGTGGCCGTCTCGCCCGGCCGGGAGATCGGCCTCGCCGTCGTCCGGGACCGCCCGGTGCTGCTGTTCCCGGAGTCGCCGATGGCGGCCCGCGTCGGGGCCGTCCAGTTGCTCCGCCCGCTGCTGAAGTCCTTCAGCGGCGCGCCCCTGCGCGATCACCCGAGTCGGACGACGACGCTGGTCGGCGACGTCGAGACCGACCCCGAGGCGGACGCGTTCGTCCCGGTCGAGTTGGCCCCCGACGCCGCGACGCCGCTGTCGGGGACCGACCTCGGGACGGCGACCGCGGCCGACGGCTGGCTCCCGGTGCCGGTCGGCGAGACCGGTCCCGCGGCCGGCGAGCAGGGGACCGTCGAGGACTGGGACTACCTCCCCTAG